The following are encoded in a window of Narcine bancroftii isolate sNarBan1 chromosome 2, sNarBan1.hap1, whole genome shotgun sequence genomic DNA:
- the errfi1a gene encoding ERBB receptor feedback inhibitor 1a → MSSAGLAAQDIRSPLSNGFMHGSHGVINNKTCWNPSSTFDNIYFADTTAMTCALNAAPHKQPYMASSTHRQETVPLGLNRDCCFGNCLRSSFHKLQPPPLQMQNCEESCAQLEKDQLLSPFRKLSVNSTVLSPLQTPVRGSTALINSGCSSDRSSKPLPPLPLTGDVSFDDVDSEVESITNSETDSLLQESKPISFRYGAPSRRSFRGCGQTNYAYSEGVSQTKLPESCLVVKDSNLENKEVAEQPTRPRRKLRRSHSGPAGSYNKPAMLKNTSCLSSSSANSNEVKPEIPPRVPIPPRPMKNDYRRWSAEVMSAMHCDEDKPPKVPPREPMSRSNSRTPSPKSIPAYLNGVMPPTRSFAPDPKYVSSKALQRQASDGAATRIPCILPIIEDGKKVSSTHYYLLPERPSYLHKFPKCFVEVPSSEESNDCSAESFKTFALTKPVIVKQKLVS, encoded by the exons ATGTCGAGTGCTGGACTGGCGGCACAGGACATCCGGAGTCCGCTGAGTAATGGCTTTATGCATGGCAGCCATGGAGTCATCAATAACAAAACCTGCTGGAATCCATCCAGCACCTTTGACAA CATCTATTTTGCTGACACGACAGCCATGACCTGTGCTTTGAATGCTGCTCCCCATAAACAGCCCTATATGGCATCTTCAACCCACC GACAAGAAACAGTGCCACTTGGACTGAACAGAGACTGTTGTTTTGGAAACTGCCTCAGATCATCCTTCCACAAGCTGCAACCACCGCCCCTGCAAATGCAAAATTGTGAGGAGTCGTGTGCACAGCTGGAGAAGGATCAGCTGCTGTCTCCGTTTAGGAAACTCTCCGTGAATAGCACTGTGCTGTCGCCACTTCAAACACCAGTGAGGGGATCAACTGCACTAATTAATTCTGGATGTTCTAGCGATCGAAGCTCGAAGCCACTTCCCCCGCTGCCTCTCACTGGTGACGTGTCCTTTGATGACGTGGACAGTGAGGTTGAGTCCATTACAAACTCTGAAACTGACTCACTCTTGCAGGAGAGCAAGCCAATCAGTTTCCGGTATGGGGCTCCCAGCAGGAGGAGCTTCCGTGGATGTGGGCAGACCAACTATGCCTACTCTGAGGGCGTCAGTCAGACTAAATTGCCAGAGAGTTGCCTAGTTGTGAAAGATAGCaacctggaaaataaagaggtCGCTGAGCAACCCACCCGGCCTCGCCGTAAGTTACGGCGTTCACATTCCGGCCCAGCTGGATCCTACAACAAGCCCGCCATGTTGAAAAATACAAGCTGCCTGTCCAGCTCTTCGGCAAATTCCAATGAGGTGAAGCCTGAGATCCCCCCTCGAGTACCCATACCCCCACGGCCGATGAAAAACGACTACCGGAGATGGTCTGCAGAGGTGATGTCAGCCATGCACTGTGATGAGGACAAGCCGCCAAAAGTCCCTCCACGGGAACCAATGTCCAGAAGCAATTCGCGCACTCCAAGCCCCAAAAGTATCCCGGCCTACCTCAACGGAGTGATGCCCCCAACACGAAGCTTTGCACCGGACCCCAAATACGTCAGCAGCAAAGCCCTCCAGCGGCAGGCAAGTGATGGGGCAGCCACACGGATACCCTGCATTTTGCCGATCATTGAAGATGGAAAGAAAGTGAGCTCTACACACTACTACCTGCTGCCCGAGAGACCTTCCTATCTTCACAAATTTCCAAAATGTTTTGTGGAGGTCCCGTCCTCTGAGGAATCAAATGATTGCTCGGCGGAGAGCTTCAAGACATTTGCATTGACCAAACCGGTGATAGTAAAACAGAAACTTGTTTCTTGA